The following coding sequences lie in one Rutidosis leptorrhynchoides isolate AG116_Rl617_1_P2 chromosome 6, CSIRO_AGI_Rlap_v1, whole genome shotgun sequence genomic window:
- the LOC139854101 gene encoding uncharacterized mitochondrial protein AtMg00810-like, with the protein MVTVRSLLAVAVMYNWELCQTNVSNAFLHGDLFEEVYMKMPLGYAGKGETIQNIPAKKFKVCKLKKSLYGLKQAPRQWFAKLSSALLSFGYQQSKADYSLFTKSDDTQFTAVLCYVDDLLITGNSPEHIQRLKDNLKSSFHMKDLGELSYFLGLEVSKTAQRVFISQQKYTNDLLKENGVLNSKPYKLPLDPNTKLQADVGTPLQDPELYRRLIGKLIYLTITRPDICYSVQILSPFMQSPTSVHLQAVKHLLRYLLNAPAQGILLANNSAVELRAYCDSDWASCPMTRRSTTGYCILLGDSPVSWKSKKQSVVSRSSAEAEYMAMALTCCEITWLVSLLKDLGLNDLGPVELHYDNQAALHIAANPVFHARTKHIKVDCHYIRDQVKSGLIVPKYVNTKSQVEDVFTKIVSVDQHHKLLGKLGVCYLHDSQLEEE; encoded by the coding sequence ATGGTTACTGTTAGGTCATTACTTGCAGTAGCAGTCATGTACAATTGGGAGTTGTGTCAAACGAATGTTTCAAATGCATTTCTTCATGGTGATTTGTTTGAAGAGGTTTACATGAAAATGCCATTGGGTTATGCTGGAAAGGGGGAGACCATACAAAATATTCCAGCAAAGAAGTTCAAAGTTTGCAAATTGAAAAAATCATTGTATGGCTTAAAACAAGCTCCTAGACAATGGTTTGCTAAGCTATCTTCAGCTCTCTTATCTTTTGGATATCAGCAATCCAAGGCAGATTATTCATTGTTTACAAAAAGCGATGATACACAATTTACTGCAGTCCTGTGTTATGTTGATGATTTGTTAATCACTGGTAATAGTCCTGAGCATATTCAAAGGCTAAAAGATAATCTCAAGTCCAGTTTTCATATGAAGGATTTGGGTGAGCTTAGTTATTTTCTTGGTTTAGAAGTATCAAAGACTGCTCAACGTGTGTTTATTTCTCAACAAAAATACACAAATGATTTGTTAAAGGAAAATGGTGTGTTAAACTCCAAACCATATAAATTGCCTTTGGATCCAAACACTAAGTTACAAGCAGATGTGGGTACTCCTCTACAGGATCCTGAATTGTATAGGAGGTTGATTGGTAAACTGATATATTTGACCATTACTAGGCCTGATATTTGCTATAGTGTTCAAATTTTAAGTCCGTTTATGCAGTCACCAACCTCTGTACATCTTCAAGCTGTAAAACATCTTTTGAGATATTTGTTAAATGCTCCAGCTCAAGGTATTTTACTTGCTAATAACTCTGCAGTTGAATTAAGAGCATACTGTGATTCAGACTGGGCCAGTTGTCCTATGACACGTAGGTCAACTACTGGTTATTGTATTCTTCTTGGTGATTCTCCTGTATCTTGGAAATCAAAGAAGCAAAGTGTTGTTTCCAGGTCTTCAGCAGAGGCAGAATACATGGCCATGGCTCTTACTTGTTGTGAAATAACTTGGTTGGTCAGTTTGCTCAAAGATTTGGGTTTAAATGATTTAGGGCCAGTTGAGTTACATTATGATAATCAAGCTGCCCTGCACATTGCTGCTAACCCAGTGTTTCATGCTAGAACAAAGCACATAAAAGTGGATTGTCATTATATTCGTGATCAAGTTAAAAGTGGATTGATTGTACCAAAGTATGTGAATACTAAGTCACAAGTTGAAGATGTGTTTACAAAGATTGTTTCTGTTGATCAGCATCACAAGCTTCTTGGCAAGTTGGGAGTATGTTATCTACATGACTCACAACTTGAGGAGGAGTAA